The Haemorhous mexicanus isolate bHaeMex1 chromosome 5, bHaeMex1.pri, whole genome shotgun sequence genome contains a region encoding:
- the SHISA8 gene encoding protein shisa-8 gives MAPQSRGRMEPSYVVGICCLVLLEPGRVWSGEPSTGGPGESGNSSQAPPPETTVPAPTGAAPPGGDRCRGYYDVMGQWDPPFNCNAGIYQYCCGTCGYRFCCQFKPGRLDQSGCSNYDTPNWVNTGQPPARVDETPEDPTRDKTNMIVYIICGVVAIMVLVGIFTKLGLEKAQGPQTEMTVSRTLTDLLKQPGHSPSENMDSLMGGVQVPLSEGLARPPPRNSTDKPPLNNAVAIAPSLGRPHSHGKRLPLASSLALSAPDYTSYTTLKVGESATEDFYRRFGGLEPPPASTLTFPAETPVLAEGCPLPKAKGPKVPGGLAFPGGWEGGSYRGPHRPGLATLRPEGPPEAFGPPTSLYGQHSRHLATNSKTEVTV, from the exons ATGGCCCCCCAGAGCCGCGGGCGCATGGAGCCGAGCTACGTCGTGGGTATCtgctgcctggtgctgctggagccggGCCGGGTGTGGAGCGGCGAGCCGAGCACCGGGGGGCCCGGGGAGAGCGGGAACAGCAGCCAGGCTCCGCCGCCGGAGACCACGGTCCCCGCACCCACCGGAGCGGCACCACCGGGGGGGGACCGCTGCCGCGGGTACTACGACGTGATGGGGCAATGGGACCCGCCGTTCAACTGCAACGCCGGCATCTACCAGTACTGCTGTGGGACCTGCGGGTACCGCTTCTGCTGCCAGTTCAAGCCCGGGCGGCTGGACCAGAGTGGCTGCTCCAACTACGACACCCCCAACTGGGTCAACACGGGCCAGCCACCTGCCCGGGTGGACGAGACCCCCGAGGACCCCACTCGTGACAAGACCAACATGATCGTCTACATCATCTGCGGTGTGGTGGCCATCATGGTGCTGGTGGGCATCTTCACCAAGCTGGGcctggagaaggcacagggTCCCCAGACAGAGATGACCGTCTCCAG GACACTGACAGACCTGCTGAAGCAGCCAGGCCACAGCCCCTCTGAGAACATGGACAGCCTCATGGGGGGTGTGCAGGTCCCGCTGAGTGAGGGGCTGGCCCGGCCCCCTCCCAGAAACAGCACAG ACAAGCCACCCTTGAACAACGCAGTGGCCATTGCCCCCTCACTGGGGCGGCCCCACAGCCACGGCAAGCGCCTGCCGctggccagcagcctggccctctCGGCCCCGGACTACACTTCCTACACCACCCTCAAGGTTGGAG AGAGCGCCACCGAGGACTTCTACAGGCGGTTCGGGGGGCTGGAGCCACCTCCCGCTAGCACACTGACCTTCCCAGCCGAGACCCCGGTGCTGGCCGAGGGCTGCCCCCTGCCCAAGGCCAAGGGCCCCAAGGTGCCAGGGGGTCTGGCCTTCccggggggctgggaggggggctCCTATCGCGGCCCCCACCGGCCGGGCCTGGCCACCCTGCGCCCTGAGGGGCCACCCGAGGCCTTCGGCCCCCCCACCTCGCTGTACGGGCAGCACTCCCGGCACCTCGCCACCAACAGCAAGACCGAGGTCACCGTCTGA